A single Melopsittacus undulatus isolate bMelUnd1 chromosome 11, bMelUnd1.mat.Z, whole genome shotgun sequence DNA region contains:
- the SSTR2 gene encoding somatostatin receptor type 2 — protein MELEYELPNATAFWFSPSSPFDNFSVEAPTNASQNATGHHFDLTSNAILTFIYFVVCIIGLCGNTLVIYVILRYAKMKTITNIYILNLAIADELFMLGLPFLAMQVALVHWPFGKALCRIVMTVDGINQFTSIFCLTVMSIDRYLAVVHPIKSAKWRRPRTAKMINMAVWGISLLVIMPIMIYAGVQHNHGRSSCTIIWPGESGAWYTGFIIYAFILGFLVPLTIICLCYLFIIIKVKSSGIRVGSSKRKKSEKKVTRMVSIVVAVFIFCWLPFYIFNVSSVSVLIVPTPVLKGMFDFVVVLSYANSCANPILYAFLSDNFKKSFQNVLCLVKVGGMDEADRSDSKQDKSRLNETTETQRTLLNGDLQTSI, from the coding sequence ATGGAGCTGGAATACGAGCTGCCCAATGCCACCGCGTTCTGGTTCTCCCCATCTTCCCCTTTTGACAACTTCTCTGTGGAGGCTCCCACCAATGCATCACAGAATGCCACAGGCCACCACTTCGACCTGACCAGCAACGCCATCCTCACCTTCATCTACTTCGTGGTCTGCATCATTGGGCTGTGCGGCAACACACTGGTGATATATGTCATCCTTCGGTATGCCAAGATGAAGACCATCACCAACATCTACATCCTCAACCTGGCCATCGCGGATGAGCTGTTCATGCTCGGGCTGCCCTTCCTGGCCATGCAGGTGGCCCTGGTGCACTGGCCCTTTGGCAAAGCCCTCTGCAGAATTGTCATGACAGTGGATGGGATCAACCAGTTCACCAGCATCTTCTGCTTGACGGTGATGAGCATTGACCGGTACCTGGCTGTCGTCCATCCCATTAAATCTGCCAAGTGGAGGCGGCCCAGGACAGCCAAAATGATCAACATGGCCGTTTGGGGCATCTCCCTCTTGGTGATCATGCCCATCATGATTTACGCTGGGGTGCAGCATAACCACGGCAGGAGTAGCTGCACCATCATCTGGCCAGGAGAGTCGGGTGCCTGGTACACAGGCTTCATCATCTATGCCTTCATCCTGGGCTTCCTGGTGCCTCTCACCATTATCTGCCTTTGCTACTTGTTCATCATTATCAAAGTCAAGTCCTCGGGCATCAGAGTGGGCTCCTCCAAGAGGAAGAAGTCCGAGAAGAAGGTGACCAGGATGGTGTCCATCGTGGTCGCTGTCTTCATCTTCTGCTGGCTCCCCTTCTACATCTTCAATGTCTCCTCTGTCTCTGTGCTCATCGTGCCCACGCCTGTCCTCAAGGGCATGTTTGACTTCGTGGTGGTCCTCAGCTATGCCAACAGCTGTGCCAACCCCATCCTTTATGCCTTCTTGTCTGACAACTTCAAGAAGAGCTTCCAGAACGTCCTGTGCCTGGTGAAGGTGGGTGGCATGGACGAGGCGGACAGGAGCGACAGCAAACAGGACAAATCCAGGCTCAATGAGACCACGGAAACACAGAGGACCCTGCTCAACGGTGACCTGCAGACGAGCATCTGA